The Pseudorasbora parva isolate DD20220531a chromosome 21, ASM2467924v1, whole genome shotgun sequence sequence CCACCCCTCCCCTCCCTAAGTAGAAGGAGGTGTCGTGGAGCTCTGGCAACAGACCCACAATTGAGAATGAGTCTTTGGGTTCTATCGCGACCCGCGAGAATAAATCAGACGAGCCAGGTGATTCTCAGTTCGGCGCACATCACCAGAAACCATGCGGATTCTCCTCAGACACCAGGACTCCGGATTCAGACGCGAGGATCCCGCGAGATCAAAGAGGAGACCGGCTCCGGCTGAAAACGCCTGATGCTGTCATGAGCCCTTCTGCTGATGGGAACCTGTGCGTAAAAGCGAAACGAGACGCGCGGCATGACCCCAAAGTAGATACTGACACAGCGTCCTTGGATATCCGATCACATTTACGCACGAAGTGGCATCGAGGGTAGTGCCGTTTGAACTGAGCGAACACTTTCTAGGGATATCACTCGTGGATAGGCACCGCGCGCGCTGGAGACTGCGCGCTCACGGCTCGCCAAAAACTCAAGCGAACACTCAAGCGCGCGGATTAAACGAGCATCCGACACCCACAGTTGAAAGATGGATAGCGTGTCGTATTTTCTGACTACATACGTGCTCATTTTCTCCCTCGGATTCAGGATAGAAGAAGGGATGTGCCAACATTACTACCTCCTCCGTCCCATTCCCAGTGACAGTCTGCCTGTAGTGGTACTCAAGGAGGACCCGGATCCCATACTGGACCCTAAGGAGCAGGATCTGAACGAGACTGAACTCAGAGCCATACTTGGCAGTAAATTCGATCAGAACTTCATGTCCATCAGCCCACCAGAGGACGACCTGAACGAGTCGGAGCTCATGAAACAGCGTCCCACCGGCACCATGCCCAAAGAAATCAAAGCTATGGAGTTTGAGATCCAGCATGGGAAGAAACACAAGCCCAGTAAGAAACTCAGAAGAAGGCTTCAGCTGTGGCTGTGGACTTATGCCTTCTGTCCGGTGGTGCACACATGGCAGGACCTGGG is a genomic window containing:
- the nog3 gene encoding noggin-3; amino-acid sequence: MDSVSYFLTTYVLIFSLGFRIEEGMCQHYYLLRPIPSDSLPVVVLKEDPDPILDPKEQDLNETELRAILGSKFDQNFMSISPPEDDLNESELMKQRPTGTMPKEIKAMEFEIQHGKKHKPSKKLRRRLQLWLWTYAFCPVVHTWQDLGSRFWPRYVKVGSCYNKRSCSVPEGMVCKPAKSSHFTVLRWRCMDKKGGLKCAWIPVQYPIISECKCSCPN